The Actinocorallia herbida DNA window GTACTCGCCGGTCTGGCGGAGCAGGGCCGTCATGGCGCCGACCGCCTCGGCGGCCAGGGCGATGACGGCGCCGTCCAGGGTGCGGGTGATCGCCCCGTGGGCGTCGGCCGTCAGGAGGTCGTCCGCCGGGATCTCGACCCCGTCGAAGGCGAGGTGGGCGGCGCTCCTGCCGTCCAGCGTCTTGAAGGGGGTGATCCGGACGCCGGGGGCGCCCGGCTCGACGACCAGCAGCGCCAGTCCGTCGGGGCTTCCGGGGGCTCCGTCGACGCGCGCGGTGACCACCAGGACGTCGGCGTTCGCGCCGCCGAGCACCAGGCGCTTCTCGCCGTCGAGCCGGTACCCGCCGCCCGCCTTCGTGCACGACACGGCCACCAGCGACGGGTCGGCCGTGCCCGCGCCCTCCTCGTGGGCGAACGCGGCGAGCGCCTCGCCCGCCATGAGCCGGCCGAGCCAGTGCTCGGCCCGGGGGTGGTCGCCCACCTCGGCCAGCGCCCGCCCGGCCAGCAGGATCGAGGACAGGTAGGGCTCGACCACCAGGTGCTCGCCGAACAGCTCGCCGACGGCGACGAGATCGACGACCGAGCCGCCCAGCCCGTCGAGTGCCTCGGGGAACGGCAGGGCGAGCAGCCCGAAGTCGGCGAGGGCCTGCCAGACCTCGGCCGAGAAGGGGCGATCGGATCGCACGATCGCCTGGCGCGCCTCGAAGGCGTAGTTCTTCGCGAGGTAACGGGCGACGCTCTCGCGCAGCATCGTCTGCTCGTCGGTGAAGGTGAAGTCCATCGTCGCTCTCCTGCGGTCAGCGGCTCATGAGGGAGCGGGCGATCAGGTCGCGCTGCACCTCGTTGGTGCCCGCGTAGATCGAGGCGGCCCGGCTGTTGAGGTAGTAGGGCATGGCGATCAGGTCGAAGCCGTCGCCCAGGGGCGCGGTCCCGCCGCCGACGGTCAGAGCCTGGAGCTGGAGCGAGAGCCCTTCCAGTCCGCTCACCCTGGCCATCAGGGAGGTCAGGCGCTGGATCAGCTCGGTGCCGACGGTCTTGTTGAACGAGGGGAAGGCGAGGTCGTGCGCGAGGGGGTGGCCGCTCACCGCGAGCTTCTCGACCGCCTCCACCGACGCCACGTCCGCCTCGAGCTCGCCGAGCTCCCGCTGGAAGACCGGGTCCTGCGCGAGCGTGCCGCCGAACGGAGAGGTGCGGGTCGCGGCCGCCTCACGGATCATCCGGACGAACCGGTACAGCCACGGGGCCTGCGAAGACGAGCCGCGCTCGTACTTCAGCAGGTGCTTGGCGACGGTCCAGCCCTCGTTCTCGGCCCCGACACGGCCCGACTGGGGCACCCGGACGTCGTCGAAGAACACCTCGCACTGCTCGGGGAAGCCGTCCAGGCCGACGATGGGCCTGATCTCCATGCCGGGGTAGTCGACCCGGTCCAGGAGCAGGAACGTGATCCCCTGCTGCTTCCTGCCCTCGCTGCTGGTGCGGACCAGCATGAACATCCGGTTCGCCCGGTGCGCCAGGGTCGTCCAGGTCTTGCTGCCGTTGATGATGTAGTCGTCGCCGTCGGCCACCGCGGAACAGGTCAGCGAGGCCAGGTCGGAACCGGCCTCAGGCTCGGAGTAGCCCTGGGTCCAGTAGTCGTCCCCGGCGAGGATGCGAGGCAGGTACCTGGCCTTCTGCTCCTCGGTGCCGAGGTCGATGATCAGCGGGCCGATCATCTTCAGGCAGTTGGGCAGCAACGGGGGCAGGTTCC harbors:
- a CDS encoding acyl-CoA dehydrogenase family protein — translated: MDFTFTDEQTMLRESVARYLAKNYAFEARQAIVRSDRPFSAEVWQALADFGLLALPFPEALDGLGGSVVDLVAVGELFGEHLVVEPYLSSILLAGRALAEVGDHPRAEHWLGRLMAGEALAAFAHEEGAGTADPSLVAVSCTKAGGGYRLDGEKRLVLGGANADVLVVTARVDGAPGSPDGLALLVVEPGAPGVRITPFKTLDGRSAAHLAFDGVEIPADDLLTADAHGAITRTLDGAVIALAAEAVGAMTALLRQTGEYAGSRRQFGVPIATFQTVAHRLADMKIAHTKARGTLLYTAALAEAGRATRRDVSVLKAQVGRLGRALAEAAVQTHGGIGMTDELAIGHYLKRLLAIDAMFGDSDYHYRVVGAGA
- a CDS encoding acyl-CoA dehydrogenase family protein, whose amino-acid sequence is MNLEPKPELEAFRQEVAEFLDTAPTDVIREAGRKTTSVFAPFDATMAWQKILNGKGWAAPEWPVEHGGTGWSAEERFVFAEEYCKRNLPPLLPNCLKMIGPLIIDLGTEEQKARYLPRILAGDDYWTQGYSEPEAGSDLASLTCSAVADGDDYIINGSKTWTTLAHRANRMFMLVRTSSEGRKQQGITFLLLDRVDYPGMEIRPIVGLDGFPEQCEVFFDDVRVPQSGRVGAENEGWTVAKHLLKYERGSSSQAPWLYRFVRMIREAAATRTSPFGGTLAQDPVFQRELGELEADVASVEAVEKLAVSGHPLAHDLAFPSFNKTVGTELIQRLTSLMARVSGLEGLSLQLQALTVGGGTAPLGDGFDLIAMPYYLNSRAASIYAGTNEVQRDLIARSLMSR